A single region of the Streptomyces sp. AM 4-1-1 genome encodes:
- a CDS encoding hemolysin family protein, protein MSVVQLLFAGLLVLANGFFVGAEFALVSVRRSQVEPLAAEGSSRARQVLYGLEHLPRMMAAAQFGITVCSLTLGAVAEPTVARLLEPVFQLAHVPEGFVHPLGYALALVSVVCLHLLIGEMVPKNLAMAAPEKTALRLGPGLVGFARLCRPVTAALGACARLVLRAFGVEPKDEVEAVFTSEQLNRLVEDSRQAGLLEPDARERLEDALELGSRPVTDVLLDRASLVTVDPSVTPRRIEELTVRTGFSRFPVCAEGGGPFMGYLHVKDVLDLEDAERAVPQQIWRPMATLRAELPLDDALTVMRRAATHLAQVADASGRVLGLVAMEDVLETLVGEVRDPAHRITVPRLTVETQGAKGRGEPPLAGELTALAG, encoded by the coding sequence ATGAGCGTGGTCCAACTGCTCTTCGCCGGGCTGCTCGTCCTGGCGAACGGCTTCTTCGTCGGCGCCGAGTTCGCACTCGTCTCGGTGCGCCGCAGCCAGGTCGAACCACTGGCGGCCGAGGGATCGAGCCGGGCCCGGCAGGTCCTGTACGGCCTTGAGCACCTGCCACGGATGATGGCGGCGGCGCAGTTCGGGATCACGGTCTGCTCGCTGACCCTGGGCGCCGTCGCCGAACCGACCGTCGCCCGGCTGCTGGAGCCCGTCTTCCAGCTGGCCCACGTCCCGGAGGGATTCGTCCACCCGCTCGGCTACGCACTGGCACTGGTCTCCGTGGTCTGTCTGCACCTCCTCATCGGTGAGATGGTCCCGAAGAACCTGGCCATGGCCGCCCCCGAGAAGACCGCGCTCCGGCTCGGCCCCGGGCTGGTCGGATTCGCCCGGCTCTGCCGGCCCGTCACCGCCGCCCTGGGCGCCTGTGCCCGGCTGGTGCTGCGGGCCTTCGGGGTCGAGCCCAAGGACGAGGTGGAGGCCGTCTTCACCAGCGAACAGCTCAACCGGCTCGTCGAGGACTCCCGGCAGGCCGGACTGCTCGAACCGGACGCGCGGGAACGGCTGGAGGACGCGCTGGAGCTGGGCAGCAGGCCCGTCACCGACGTGCTCCTCGACCGCGCTTCCCTGGTGACCGTGGACCCCTCGGTCACCCCCCGGCGGATCGAGGAGCTGACCGTGCGGACCGGGTTCTCCCGGTTCCCGGTCTGTGCGGAGGGCGGTGGCCCGTTCATGGGCTACCTGCACGTCAAGGACGTGCTCGACCTGGAGGACGCCGAGCGGGCCGTGCCCCAGCAGATCTGGCGCCCGATGGCCACGCTGCGGGCCGAGCTGCCGCTCGACGACGCCCTGACCGTGATGCGCCGCGCCGCGACGCACCTGGCCCAGGTCGCGGACGCCTCGGGCCGGGTCCTCGGCCTGGTCGCCATGGAGGACGTGCTGGAAACCCTGGTCGGCGAGGTCCGCGACCCGGCGCACCGGATCACGGTGCCCCGGCTGACCGTGGAGACGCAGGGCGCGAAGGGCCGGGGCGAGCCGCCCCTGGCCGGAGAGCTGACCGCCCTGGCCGGCTGA
- a CDS encoding hemolysin family protein — translation MTTPLLLLSAAFLLILANGFFVAAEFGLVTVERADAERAAAEGDRRARTVVASLRELSFQLSGTQLGITITSLVVGMLAEPALARLLTGPLTATGLPAGAVPGVGVVIGMMLASAVQMVIGELVPKNWAVSRPLQVARFVAGPQHRFATALRPVISLLNTLANRLVRLLGVEPTDELASARTPGELVSLARHSARAGTIEQDTAELFVRTLSLAGLTAQHVMTPRVKVSALQSSATAADVLNLTRATGLSRFPVYRDRIDEVVGMIHLKDALAVPAADRLRTTAGRIAVPPLLVPETLPVEQLLGRLRSEQPIAVVVDEYGGTAGVVTLEDIIEELVGEVRDEHDAEGADRPELAPAAAEDGRPAWEAEGSCRVLALRRIGLDVPDGPYETVAGLVADLLGRIPAPGDRAELPGWRIAVRQVGHYRAERVRFVRLADEHPADAAPATRRVLEAVR, via the coding sequence ATGACCACCCCCCTGCTGCTTCTGAGCGCAGCCTTCCTCCTCATCCTCGCCAACGGATTCTTCGTGGCGGCCGAATTCGGTCTCGTCACGGTCGAGCGGGCGGACGCCGAGCGCGCCGCGGCCGAGGGCGACCGGCGGGCCCGTACCGTCGTCGCGTCCCTGCGGGAACTCTCCTTCCAGCTCTCCGGCACCCAGCTCGGCATCACCATCACCTCACTGGTCGTCGGCATGCTCGCCGAACCGGCACTCGCCCGGCTGCTCACCGGTCCCCTCACCGCCACCGGACTGCCCGCCGGGGCCGTCCCCGGGGTCGGCGTGGTGATCGGCATGATGCTCGCCTCCGCCGTGCAGATGGTGATCGGCGAACTCGTACCGAAGAACTGGGCGGTCTCCCGGCCGCTCCAGGTCGCCCGGTTCGTCGCCGGACCCCAGCACCGCTTCGCCACCGCACTGCGGCCCGTGATCAGCCTGCTGAACACGCTCGCCAACCGGCTGGTGCGCCTGCTCGGTGTCGAGCCGACCGACGAACTGGCCTCCGCCCGCACCCCCGGCGAGCTGGTCTCGCTGGCCCGCCACTCGGCACGGGCCGGCACCATCGAACAGGACACCGCCGAACTCTTCGTACGGACCCTCTCGCTCGCCGGACTCACGGCCCAGCACGTCATGACCCCGCGCGTGAAGGTCAGCGCCCTCCAGTCCTCCGCGACCGCGGCGGACGTACTCAATCTCACCCGTGCCACCGGCCTCTCCCGCTTCCCCGTCTACCGGGACCGCATCGACGAGGTCGTCGGCATGATCCACCTCAAGGACGCCCTCGCGGTGCCCGCGGCGGACCGGCTGCGCACCACCGCCGGCCGGATCGCCGTCCCACCGCTGCTGGTGCCGGAGACCCTGCCCGTGGAACAACTGCTGGGGCGGCTCCGCAGTGAGCAGCCGATCGCCGTCGTCGTCGACGAGTACGGCGGTACGGCGGGTGTCGTCACCCTTGAGGACATCATCGAGGAACTGGTCGGCGAGGTCAGGGACGAGCACGACGCCGAGGGCGCCGACCGGCCCGAGCTGGCCCCCGCCGCCGCCGAGGACGGCCGCCCCGCCTGGGAGGCCGAAGGAAGCTGCCGCGTACTGGCCTTGCGCCGGATCGGCCTCGACGTACCCGACGGGCCGTACGAGACCGTCGCCGGACTGGTCGCGGACCTGCTGGGCCGCATCCCGGCCCCCGGCGACCGGGCCGAACTCCCCGGCTGGCGGATCGCCGTCCGCCAGGTCGGCCACTACCGCGCCGAGCGGGTCCGCTTCGTACGGCTCGCCGACGAGCACCCGGCGGACGCGGCACCGGCCACCCGCCGGGTGCTGGAGGCCGTGCGATGA